Within the Gossypium raimondii isolate GPD5lz chromosome 12, ASM2569854v1, whole genome shotgun sequence genome, the region CGAACCAAAATTCCAAATGAAGTATTAATACTGAAACCAAACATTACCAGGGACTAAAACTATACTCTCTTCTTTGATGTGCATGCTTTTCATTCAAGTTTTCTTGTCATTGTACTGCACCTTTATTCCTAACTTACGACATTGTTTTCTTAGGTTGTATTTCAATAGAAGATAGAAAGATTTTATACTTTTGCCAAGGGATACCAAGGGGATAAGTaaatttttgggtattttattccaataatatatatatttttaaaattaccaaattaatacacattttatattatttgctaAACTAGTACAAATTTTGTAAGAGGAGagaaatcaatattttttatatatttttaaatccagCCAAACATCAACTGATTAATGgtaaaatacataataaaaaaaagaggccattttttaatttttgtattattagaataaaaacaagttttattttgttagcgAAATCACGTATAAGATTTTTGAATATGAATAGGATTATATTTGTATACTCATATTTTAATAAGTAAACGAAATATAAGACACAAAGAAAAGTTTGAGCAAACTCGATAACACGTGGTGGTTGGTAAGGCGAAAAATTAATGCAAATGAATATTTTAGAGAGAATTTGTAAACCAAACATTCAATGCGAGTATAACTTAGTGGATATGCTTATTACCGTCCACTATATCTGAAttctaaatggtttaattattattttgggtctttaattaattacaatttaagtcTTCTAACTAAACATTTATAGCCATTAAACAATACAATTTAGTCAGTAGGTTCAAATTAACCACAATTTCGGTCAAGTTGatcatccaaaatttaattcacctacataataactccgtaaatatctttatttaatatttatgaacttgaTTTACGAAAACGAGATCCTGAAACTGTATTTTTCAATACCACTGGAAACCGAATCGTTACAAATATTAAGAGGAAACCTCTTAACTTCCCCCATATTTGAGGTCAAACTTTTTATAAGATTCCAAAACTGAAgataacattataaataatGACTTTCTTGAAAGATagtttatctaaataaaaatattctgaaCCATGATTCTTCCTAATATAGCTATTCTTAAAGCATAGTTACTCTAAACAAAAATGTTCCAAACATTAATTGTTCTCAACCAGAGTAGTTCccaaatcataattaatatgGATAACAATCATTTTAAACTGAAGATATTATCAATTAACAATTgctctaaataaaataattattctaaaCAAGAGTTGCTATtctagaaaatatattaatggtGTGTTTGTTTCACGACAAAttacttatgattttttttttgcattttttatgtttgtttcatgGAAAACAATTTGGTCAACGAAAAATGATTTACAAGTCAATAAAaaatcccttttttatttttcgaaaaaactcctttataagtaatttttatataaaattaacttaaatcaagcctaatattattatactactaataaaattttaattttaatttaaaatattaaaatattaaaataaaatattattaaacatacatatttaattatttgtatttaataatttgataaaatattaatataatttattatcttaataaattatttaatattacgttttattttaataataaattttaaaaataataattttaaattttaaataatattctccatatatattattgaaaatatttatattaattttaataaaataaatatatattacaattataattttttataatataaaatttaaaatatgtcataagtccatgtactcttcaaaattttggaatttagcCCCGTACTTTTATTTTCGGAGTTTAGTCCATCTACttcttaaatttgaaaatcaagttcaattgttaCAATTTTTTGTCAAGTTTGttatgtaacattttaaataaaaaactcacatggtagtcatgtaattaaagaatgatgttgtaataaatgaatttaacaaaataattttaaaagtgttaatAGTTAgatctgaattttgaaatctaaaatgtaggactaaattcccaaaaatagaagtacaaggactaaatcattattagaaaataatatcttattataaaataaattttgattatcaaaatgaaattgtactataatattttgtaaaaatatatttatgtcgcGTTCgttttaagaaaacaatttttAGAAATCGGAAAATTTGCCCAACATAAAAAATTCTCAACTCTTCAGaaatcatttttgaaattgattttagtgaaataaatgcggtctaaaataataacaccaatgcttatttaaattgcaatttcttaaaatataagaTTAGAAGAGATAAAATATTGTTAGGTGCATTTGGAATGGAAAAATGTGAAGATATAAGGGATTGAACTCTTCTTTTCCAATAGAAAttcatcttttgttttattcttcataaatgTGGGATGCAAGTGTGCATACAtacacattcaatttaatcaaatgtTCGACAAATGAAAACCCCAACCGAAAAAGCAATAATGACGGAAACAACGgcccctttatttttcttaagaaagTTCATTGCCATCTCTAATGGACTCTCATCTTCTTCCCATTTCTTCAACGTCTCTTTGGGAAAGCTCGCAACTTGGCAAGCTTCCTTACCGATCGCCTCTCCTTTGGGTTGTCGCTCCTCCTGATCATCTTCACGTTTACTTTGATTTTCAGGATGGTCAATGTTGGTTTGTTTTTGAACAGTCGTTTCTCCTAAGCCATTGGCAGCATAATTTCCATGGCTGAGCTCCTGCTGTTTGTCTTGTTCAGCAACCGATAGCTTGGGGAGAGTTACATGAAGAAAATCACCATCGAATTTTGCATTGATTTTATTCGTGTCTGAATTTTCAGGCACTTCAAAGGATTCCTCGAAGTATACGGATTTGTTCTCATCAACTCTTCTTTCTCCACTGATGATTATATGGCCAGTTGAAGCAAGCTCAAGCCTCAACTCCTCCTTTTTAAAACCTTATTCAACATACCACAAGGCATGaacattaataatatatattgtaaaatgctatatatacatatagagaGGGTATTGCATTTGTACCAGGAAGATCAACCAAGAGAAAACTGGCCTTGTCGTCATGAGTCCAATCAGAGGAAGGCACAATCTTTTGACGGAAAAGATTAGCCATTGATCACCACGGCTTGCTTTACAATGAGGATCTACAATTCTCTATATGTCTTTGTTTTGTATAGGTAGGAATGGAGAGATTTGGGTTATAAATGATGATATATAGGTACGTATTTAACCCATGCTGGTAACGTTGGTCTAATTTCTTGTGAATCTATGCGCATCATTTATTCCTAACTTCACTCAGACTTTGCTCTTTTTCATTGTATTACATGTCTTAGCTTCCTGCGCATGATATTCTTGCACTATCCAACAAggaaaaacatgttttattagaatttgttgCAAAACCATATAAATTTAGACCTTATATTCACTTTAGTCGaataagtaagcataaagcaaagcaactaattcaattttataataatctTTATATGattcttttctccttttaatgtttatttgtCAAGTTGAGTCATGTGTGTtatttagatatgatatattttgtCTAGATTAtcattaacataataataaattgtgaTAATGTTATGATtcacataaattttaacatcTAAAGAGACTAAAATAAACTTTACATAATAGTACTTAAGCTTTTAAAATCCCAAGTTTGAGTTGAGtgaattttttctcaaatttattttattaacttgtaattcttaacttttaaaagatcatgttgaggttatttaatttaaattgagtTGTGCAAAGCCTGGCGTGTTGGGCAATTTTATTAGATATTATTGCTACATTCAAATTAGGATGAGGTAATGGCTTGACTTCACACAGTTTGAGCTGTAGAGTTGAGTTTCaacttccaattttttttatttttattttttaccatTGCACTCATGATTTGTTGCTCaactataatattaaattctcaatttggacttacctatttttgtccctaaatatgaaaattgtgaATAGTTGATCTTGTAGCggaaaatgaatgtttgaagaACTATTTATTTATCGAAATGGTAAAGCATGGCAGTTACTAGAGAAGATAGAGACGTGTCATTTTTTAATTGGATTTCTACATTCCATGCACTATATTCAAACAACATCTAATTTTCTAGCTAAGGAGGGAATGAAAAGCGAAGGAAGTACTTGTTGGATTGAGGAAGCTCCGGCGTCTATTATTCACCAGAGGACGGGGTTGGATAAGGTTTATAGATATGAGAATAAAGATTGTTGGATTCTGGctctatttttagtttaagCTCACTAAAAGTCTTACTCATTATGCTTGAGTCTTTCGCATTATTGAACAAAGTTATCTTCACCAAACCTAGCATCTAGAAACCacgtaaaaaaaagaaaaaacaattgttcaaaaaaatagtaaaaatacacaaaaaaagttaattttcttttttaatcgaATAAGCTGCAAAGTTGATACATTTCCCAAATGTAACTTTGTGAGAAACGATTGTATTACTAACAGTCCTGTGTAAGCGGTAAGATTTAAAATCTTGAAACTAGGGgtgagtaaaactcgattcgactcgaaaaaatcgaaaaaattcgaattttgagttaaacgaatcgagttattcgaatcaactcaaattttttttcgaatttcgagttcgaatcgagttgagttttcaaattcgaataactcgaataattcgaatatcaaactataatattttacatttttaccccaaactcccaaacatttttacttttccctcaaaacttttactccttcccactttccccccaaaacttttactcccctcccctcccaaccccccaatcaacccaaaatccatttcccaccaaaattttactcacccatttattttttctcaaaattttactcccaaaaaccctcaaaaccttttattttgccccaaaatttttactccctcccacttttcccctaaaacttttattctcttcccatcccacctcccatctatctcaaaccctcccccctccaattttttttaatattttccctccaaaattttaccccctatttactttccctcaaacttttattccccaaaattttttatttttcccctaaacttttacttctcactctcaaataaaaaatcaaaattatccaaaaaaaatcactaaacataaatagtaataattttatttatatttactatttatattattaaattaaatttcacattttatattatttatattattgaattgtttagtcatattgaatatttatattaaaattgaattattaattatgccataaaatattcgtgttaaaattttatattggtattaatttcacattttatttttaaaataacttttattaaaaatcatatttttacatttaatatatttttaattctaaaatacatagtgacaagaatcaagattattgaaacaactaagcaagcaaagaagctaaccagtatataaaaaattaataaatagattataaagtgatgaaagttaataaaaaaattgattaagggggacaaattttattacgatgggtgacaatggttaccaagacccaaaattattttttaaaatttaacttgaacaaatatattcgattcgattcgaattccatctcactcgactcgattcgagaaaacttcaaataaagttaggatgataaaatgagattcgaaaactcgattaactcgaaaattttcgattcgattcgatcgaatgctcacccctacttgaAACTATACATTACCTTGGATGAATAAGTGATAATACTCTTCCTCCAACTATTATACACCATTTTATGGATGtgcttataataaaataaaaaatgaaatgaaatgaaattaattaataaatgtagTTGAATAATGGTTTATACGTTCTTATCCACCTATATTAGACCAAGGTCACTGAATTCATTTcccttattaatatttatggtaTCTCACATCCTCATGATGTAATAATGGATGAAAGTTGTCGTAATTGATGGTATTCGTCTATTGTGACATATATAGGAATCAATAATGACCATGTATTAGTTAGAATAGGTAATAGCTAAACTAAATGACAATAAGTACAGTAATTAAGTTGCACAAAaattatgtgaattttattttccttgaaaaatataattaaaaacctattttttttcaaaatcaacagGGTGTGGTTAGAAGTACTATTTGTGATTGGGTGTTCGATGGTGAAGTTATTGATCCTCTCATTGTCCTTATACTTAAGTTCTCTAACCCAAAAAGTCTTTGTATTGTCTTATACAATTTGATTATGAAGATTATAGTTAATCGTTTCAAAATGGTTTTTCCTTAAATCATGGCACAAGAACAAGCTGGTTTTATATCGGGAAGGAACATCTCAGACAACATTATAATTACACAAGAGATTATTCACTCTATGAGtgggaaacaaaataaaaaacaatggATGACGGTCAAAATCGATTTGGAGAAAGCATATGATAGAGTCCAATGAGATTTCATTGATATCTCCCTCAAATCAATTGGTATACCGGATTATCTTAGAAAGGTAATCATGTAGGCTATTTCTAATTTCACTATGCAGACTTTGTGGAACGGTGTGCTTATGCAAAGGTTTAAACCTGCTAGAGGGATCTGGTAGAGGTGTCTTTTGTCTCCATACTTGTTCGTGCTTTGTATGGAATAGTTGTGTAACGATCCGATAGTCACGGGTGTCGAAAAATGTATTTTCAAGACTCCGTTTTCGTAAATcagataataaatatttacaatgttagttgtgtggttaattaggttttgattaggtgaatttacatgaattaagaataattaggtataaagactaaattgcataaaaggtgaaagttgaattatagattaaagaaaaactaaaaaggactaaaaaaGCAATTATGTCATTGCTcataaatgaggcggcataagtgtatgctattataaaatttaaagtaaaatatgtatattataatatatatatatatatgatattaaatcttaatgtttaagtatatatattatattataataaaaataaaagaaatagaaatagaaaagaaagaaagaacaaacGAAACAGaagggaaaaaggaaagaaaaggaaagaaaaggagaaagacCAAAGTAAgggtttcaaagtttcaagctcaattggttagtcaatttaattttttcttataatttttatatttttggaattcgatattaaatactacccgacccatgttaaaattttagaaattattgagtttttaagtgttgtctatattgaataattttagtattagggattaaattgatagattttaagctaaaaccaaaaaggattaaattatagaaaaaatagtaaattttgtgcaatagagactaaattatgaaaatttgaaatttaggaatttatgtgaaaataggagttgaatttagtctaaagtggaatttacataaaataaagaattaaatgtgaagaataaaagttagtctcggtttagggactaaattggaaattaggcaatatttgagtgaaaattgaaatattcaacatgaaattg harbors:
- the LOC105764620 gene encoding inactive protein RESTRICTED TEV MOVEMENT 2; protein product: MANLFRQKIVPSSDWTHDDKASFLLVDLPGFKKEELRLELASTGHIIISGERRVDENKSVYFEESFEVPENSDTNKINAKFDGDFLHVTLPKLSVAEQDKQQELSHGNYAANGLGETTVQKQTNIDHPENQSKREDDQEERQPKGEAIGKEACQVASFPKETLKKWEEDESPLEMAMNFLKKNKGAVVSVIIAFSVGVFICRTFD